The Prochlorococcus sp. MIT 0603 genome includes a region encoding these proteins:
- a CDS encoding polysaccharide biosynthesis/export family protein has product MIKLSKLLLFNRVALLLVLLLGITSRGILYANTNNDANTDLNNSKLFIDKPQYILGSGDVLFISFIGLPQFNASYSVGPDGLMYLPEVGSLQAEGLTVNELRNALLQSYDEFIIDPKIEIQVVRYRPMRVYISGEVKRPGLYTFKGGNTGNLGTPTSSLGGFSQEERIQAQTIDQAASSIASVDYAPRIFDAIRISSGVTPNANLSEISIIRNNARSSGGGKIKTTINLLKLLTNGDQSQNIRIFDGDTIIISRSEKVLKDQILKANKTNLSPEYITVFITGNVERAGASKIRQGSGLIQAIYSSGGKKLMTGNIEFIRFNDDGTTLRNQFRYDAKAPINTAKNPILMSGDVINVRKSALGTASEVIGEISRPVLGGYALYNIFD; this is encoded by the coding sequence ATGATTAAGCTTTCAAAATTGCTTTTATTTAATCGAGTAGCCCTTTTGTTAGTACTTTTACTTGGTATTACTTCAAGGGGAATTCTTTATGCAAATACAAATAATGATGCCAATACTGATTTAAATAATTCTAAGCTATTTATCGATAAGCCCCAATATATACTTGGTTCTGGCGATGTATTGTTTATATCATTTATTGGGTTGCCTCAATTTAATGCTAGTTATTCAGTTGGTCCCGATGGCCTAATGTATCTTCCTGAAGTTGGGAGTTTGCAGGCCGAGGGGCTAACAGTTAACGAGCTTAGAAACGCATTGCTCCAAAGTTATGATGAGTTCATAATCGATCCAAAGATAGAAATACAGGTAGTCAGATACAGGCCTATGAGAGTTTATATTTCAGGAGAGGTCAAAAGACCTGGCTTGTATACCTTTAAAGGAGGTAATACAGGAAATCTTGGAACTCCTACTAGTTCTTTAGGTGGTTTCAGTCAGGAGGAAAGGATTCAAGCTCAAACAATTGACCAAGCTGCCAGTTCAATAGCGAGTGTAGACTATGCACCACGAATATTTGATGCAATAAGGATTTCTAGCGGTGTCACACCAAATGCAAACCTTTCAGAAATTTCAATTATAAGAAACAATGCTAGGAGCAGTGGTGGTGGTAAAATTAAAACAACTATAAATTTATTGAAGCTTCTTACAAATGGAGATCAATCTCAGAATATAAGAATTTTTGATGGAGATACTATAATCATTTCCAGATCAGAAAAGGTATTAAAAGATCAAATACTTAAAGCAAATAAAACCAATTTGAGCCCTGAATATATAACTGTTTTTATAACTGGAAATGTTGAAAGAGCTGGAGCATCAAAAATTAGACAAGGATCAGGACTTATACAAGCTATATATTCAAGTGGAGGGAAAAAACTGATGACTGGAAATATAGAGTTTATAAGGTTTAATGATGATGGAACTACATTGAGAAATCAATTCAGGTATGATGCAAAGGCCCCCATTAATACAGCTAAAAACCCAATATTAATGAGTGGTGATGTTATTAATGTTAGAAAATCTGCTTTAGGAACTGCTTCAGAGGTTATTGGCGAAATCTCAAGACCAGTCCTTGGAGGCTATGCTCTTTACAATATATTCGACTAA
- a CDS encoding ATP-binding cassette domain-containing protein, which translates to MVSNGKEPNHLGKGDSDSNSLNLDSNLNNVLQNELFIFYRDICIPTLRLFSNFIILLAVVFYCIYSSGIIFLPIFSSSLIYYFIYYSLKARNTINTSSNFIKSQSNNTGIIRYIFSNIQSFIYSNISTKLTTKSIREFNNQLNNYYILGKGVFSTIYQLELLFIFIVIIVLFWSKTLNYSLGVSSILVALIGLQKTFRTSQQIANSFTVFLNNSKTIDNIFELLFKSQFDNLKTNYYTSNQFIRFDKRKSIYTLEGRLSLDFLSKKKSLETRIYQSDFGFNFTSDQPVHISAPSGFGKTLILKRLLNSPVNVLNRELKGETRLVNQKNILLKDIAFYLPQSQQLPPLVISDFLPGLEKSHIDDLLNLFKFPRSIIENFRIKDYNKFLINSLSLSGGEVQRLWIIKAISEKPKILILDEPFSALNSEMIHDISKLLPTLLPPSTIVIITSHVKLSECYKVIKL; encoded by the coding sequence ATGGTAAGCAACGGGAAAGAACCTAATCATTTAGGGAAAGGAGATTCTGATAGTAATTCCTTAAATTTAGACAGCAATTTAAATAATGTATTGCAAAATGAATTATTTATATTCTATAGAGACATTTGCATTCCTACTCTAAGATTATTCTCAAACTTTATAATTCTCTTAGCTGTTGTATTTTATTGCATATACTCTTCAGGAATAATCTTCCTACCAATCTTCTCATCATCTTTGATTTATTACTTTATATACTACAGTTTAAAGGCAAGAAACACAATAAATACATCAAGTAATTTTATCAAAAGTCAATCTAATAATACTGGTATTATTAGATATATTTTCTCTAATATACAGAGTTTTATATACTCAAATATATCTACTAAATTAACAACGAAGAGCATTAGAGAGTTTAATAATCAGCTTAACAATTATTATATTTTGGGTAAAGGGGTTTTCTCTACTATATACCAACTAGAGCTTTTATTTATTTTTATAGTGATAATAGTTTTATTTTGGAGCAAAACGTTAAATTATTCATTAGGTGTTTCTTCAATTCTAGTTGCTCTAATTGGTCTTCAGAAGACATTCCGTACATCACAACAAATTGCAAATTCCTTCACTGTTTTCCTTAATAATTCCAAGACTATAGATAATATTTTTGAGCTTTTATTTAAAAGTCAGTTTGATAATCTTAAGACAAACTATTATACATCAAATCAATTTATAAGGTTCGATAAGAGAAAAAGTATATATACTCTTGAAGGCAGACTAAGCTTAGATTTCCTTAGTAAAAAGAAATCATTAGAAACGAGAATCTACCAAAGTGATTTTGGATTCAATTTTACATCTGATCAGCCTGTTCATATATCAGCTCCATCTGGTTTTGGGAAAACATTGATATTAAAGAGATTATTAAATTCACCTGTTAATGTATTGAATAGAGAATTAAAAGGCGAGACTAGATTAGTTAATCAAAAAAATATACTTCTTAAAGATATTGCCTTTTATTTACCTCAGTCTCAGCAATTACCACCTTTAGTTATTTCAGATTTCCTACCTGGGTTAGAAAAGAGTCACATTGATGATTTGTTGAATTTGTTTAAATTTCCCAGAAGTATTATTGAAAACTTTAGGATAAAAGATTACAACAAATTTTTAATAAACTCACTGTCATTAAGTGGTGGAGAGGTGCAAAGATTATGGATAATAAAAGCAATATCAGAAAAACCAAAAATTTTAATATTAGATGAGCCATTCTCAGCACTTAATTCTGAGATGATCCATGATATTTCTAAATTATTACCAACATTACTACCTCCATCAACAATAGTAATTATAACTTCCCATGTTAAACTGAGTGAGTGCTACAAGGTCATTAAACTTTAA
- a CDS encoding cytidylyltransferase domain-containing protein, with amino-acid sequence MVKILCIIQARYSSKRLPGKSIFELIKGKTALEVCIDRVSRSKSLDKVVVSTGSTLSNQKIINIANSLDIETFTNEEEDNVLLRFDDISRKLQEFQWIVRVTGDNPLVGHDVINYAIDYVMKNKIVFGSCYYDLNWPNGTIVSVISSEYLRKANSLLDNNKNDKEHVIFALEKLCGRESIPCPNYWQAKGLRYCLDTSDDLTKLKKLIEMYNYNDLVNLTTEEIIFTMKEITGSQEINRNCILIEKGFMW; translated from the coding sequence ATGGTGAAAATTCTTTGTATAATTCAAGCAAGATATTCATCAAAACGACTTCCAGGGAAATCTATCTTTGAACTAATTAAAGGCAAGACAGCATTAGAGGTTTGTATTGATAGGGTAAGTAGATCAAAAAGCCTTGATAAAGTAGTTGTTTCGACTGGATCAACTCTATCGAATCAAAAAATAATTAATATTGCCAATAGTTTGGATATAGAAACTTTCACAAATGAAGAAGAGGATAATGTCCTTCTTAGATTTGATGATATTTCAAGGAAATTACAAGAATTTCAATGGATAGTTAGGGTTACAGGAGATAACCCTCTAGTAGGACATGACGTCATTAATTACGCTATAGATTATGTAATGAAAAATAAAATTGTTTTCGGAAGTTGTTATTATGATCTCAATTGGCCTAATGGAACAATTGTAAGCGTAATATCCTCAGAATATTTGAGAAAGGCTAATTCCTTACTTGATAATAATAAAAATGATAAAGAACATGTTATATTTGCATTGGAAAAGTTGTGTGGTAGGGAGAGTATTCCATGCCCTAATTATTGGCAAGCTAAGGGTCTAAGATATTGTTTAGATACATCAGATGATTTAACCAAATTAAAGAAACTTATAGAAATGTATAATTATAATGACTTAGTAAATCTAACTACAGAAGAAATTATTTTTACCATGAAAGAAATAACTGGATCTCAGGAAATTAATAGAAACTGCATTCTAATAGAAAAGGGTTTTATGTGGTGA
- a CDS encoding SDR family oxidoreductase — protein MAIIVTGSNGLIGSFLVKSLLAKKEFVIGVDISDYSSVQDERFYYNSVDISNDKEVEILYERISKKEIDLTALINCHQYKPKGFLSKESEDDIELWKSVIDANLNGLYYMCLGIKNYRRPEFSDISIVNFGSTYGRISSNPNLYKNNSMGNPACYSASKGGVHMLTKYLAANWIQFGIRTNTIAPHGVLNNHETEFIKKFSSLTPINRMMKLEELLPAVELLLDKRNTYMNGSELVIDGGWSIW, from the coding sequence ATGGCTATAATCGTAACTGGATCAAATGGTCTTATTGGATCTTTCTTAGTTAAATCATTATTGGCTAAGAAAGAGTTTGTTATAGGAGTTGATATCTCAGACTACTCTTCTGTACAAGATGAAAGATTTTATTATAACTCAGTCGATATTAGTAATGATAAAGAGGTTGAAATACTTTATGAAAGAATATCTAAGAAGGAGATTGATTTGACAGCTTTAATAAATTGTCATCAATATAAACCAAAAGGCTTTTTATCAAAAGAAAGTGAGGATGATATTGAATTATGGAAATCAGTAATTGATGCTAACTTGAATGGATTATATTATATGTGTTTGGGCATAAAGAATTATAGGAGACCTGAGTTTTCAGATATCTCTATAGTAAACTTTGGATCTACTTATGGGCGAATATCTTCTAACCCCAATCTTTATAAGAACAATAGTATGGGTAACCCTGCTTGCTACTCAGCAAGTAAAGGTGGAGTTCATATGCTGACAAAATACTTAGCAGCAAATTGGATTCAGTTCGGAATCAGAACAAATACAATTGCTCCACATGGAGTACTTAATAATCATGAAACTGAGTTCATTAAAAAATTCTCCTCTTTAACTCCAATTAATAGAATGATGAAATTAGAGGAGCTTCTACCTGCTGTAGAGCTTCTACTGGATAAGCGTAATACTTATATGAATGGTAGTGAATTGGTTATTGATGGGGGCTGGAGTATATGGTGA